The following proteins come from a genomic window of Populus alba chromosome 12, ASM523922v2, whole genome shotgun sequence:
- the LOC118049054 gene encoding putative glucose-6-phosphate 1-epimerase, translating into MAASGSERVAVELCKGINGLDKVVLRDPRGSTAEVYLYGAHVTSWKNDHGEELLFVSSKAIFKPPKAIRGGIPICFPQFGNHGSLEQHGFARNRFWSIDTDPPPFPTNSKSFIDLILKPSEEDMQKWPHSYEFRLRVALGTGGDLMLTSRIRNTNADGKPFTFTFAYHTYFSVSDISEVRVECLETLDYLDNLQNKERFTEQGDALTFESEVDKIYLSTPTKIAILDHEKKRTFVLRKDGLPDAVVWNPWDKKAKTMADFGDDEYKHMLCVEAAVVEKPITLKPGEEWKGRLELSAVPSSYCSGQLDPQKVLQSS; encoded by the exons ATGGCGGCGAGTGGTAGCGAGAGAGTAGCGGTGGAGTTGTGTAAAGGAATCAACGGCCTTGATAAGGTTGTGCTCCGCGATCCACGTGGCTCTACTGCTGAG GTGTATTTGTATGGGGCTCACGTGACATCCTGGAAGAATGACCACGGGGAGGAGTTGCTTTTTGTCAGCAGTAAG GCAATATTCAAACCTCCAAAGGCAATTCGTGGAGGCATTCCAATATGCTTTCCTCAA TTTGGAAATCATGGTTCCCTTGAGCAGCATGGATTTGCCAGGAATAGGTTTTGGAGCATTGACACCGACCCACCTCCATTTCCCACAAATTCTAAATCCTTTATTGATTTGATCCTTAAGCCGTCTGAAGAGGATATGCAGAAGTGGCCTCACAG TTATGAGTTCCGTTTGAGGGTAGCTTTGGGAACCGGGGGAGATCTGATGCTGACATCTCGCATTAGGAATACCAATGCTGATGGAAAGCCATTCACATTCACATTTGCGTATCACACTTATTTCTCTGTCTCAGACATCAG TGAAGTGCGGGTTGAATGTTTAGAGACACTAGATTATCTTGACAACTTGCAGAACAAGGAACGATTTACTGAACAAGGGGATGCCCTAACATTTGAATCAGAA GTTGACAAAATATACCTTAGCACTCCTACTAAGATTGCTATTCTGGATCACGAAAAGAAGAGAACCTTTGTATTACGCAAAGATGGACTTCCAGATGCTG TGGTATGGAATCCATGGGACAAGAAGGCAAAGACTATGGCTGATTTTGGAGATGATGAGTACAAGCATATGCTCTGTGTGGAGGCTGCTGTGGTTGAAAAACCCATCACGCTAAAACCTGGCGAGGAGTGGAAAGGAAGACTGGAACTTTCTGCTGTTCCTTCCAGCTATTGTAGCGGGCAGCTTGATCCACAGAAAGTTCTTCAGAGCAGCTAA
- the LOC118049055 gene encoding uncharacterized protein isoform X4, translating to MLIISEMSRSPSFSVKQELSLKTDLESLQQWAVAFCIIRFDLEQGQLIEECYPPGSLSNEEELDVAFSSFPDSVSQNQNRSSIHDCIFFFRIQRRKNSEQGNVTSTEVVGIDDEEESSKSMKGKVINRRKIRNGTKGLKYLYGFVFNRQRHDEKLKRGGEQKSVVILSHNPYSSVFRPLLQIMGPLYFDVGTKALEHIAAYVSMWPTPVPGKQMELHIGNAMLKVSLPPAHSLPFEIGIFEESASAMAPFLPSNQLLPQGLFHDSDIFGTFRGILLQLWLLWELLLIGEPILIIGPTPPQCCEAVASLVSLVAPLSCSVDFRPYFTIHDPDFKHLNSLKEGDAFPPMVLGVTNLFFLKALRNIPHIVSVGSPASNSNRVAFASRSSASRIPGRPEGFGLQQHSLKKFSPSSLLSAVKLRRDGPLCLMTEHKEAVWSTYVGSTKPDTSILNRLIDAGKSPRVEESMSVVNNEILRRHFLELTTNFLAPFGPYFRANTPSEGSLPFIDPPPLPPFNVEEFLANLSARGVGKFLSKRMKSNWLDLYKRFLKGPNFMPWFQRRRTVVEQEQHRLWRQARMKADIQLLISKMSELEIVDSFNSIERHLHGEILEQEKGSFS from the exons ATGCTGATTATCTCAGAAATGAGTCGATCACCTTCATTTTCTGTTAAACAGGAGCTTAGTTTAAAGACTGATCTGGAATCTCTGCAGCAATGGGCTGTTGCCTTCTGCattattagatttgatcttgAACAAGGTCAGCTCATTGAAGAGTGTTATCCACCCGGTTCTCTCTCAAATGAAGAGGAACTTGATGTTGCTTTTAGTTCATTTCCAGATTCTGTTTCCCAGAACCAGAACCGTTCAAGCATTCATGACTGCATATTCTTTTTTCGCATCCAAAGGCGGAAGAACTCTGAACAAGGAAATGTGACTTCTACTGAGGTAGTAGgaattgatgatgaagaagaatcTTCAAAGTCCATGAAAGGGAAGGTGATtaatagaagaaaaattagaaatggtACCAAAGGTTTGAAATACTTGTATGGTTTTGTATTTAATAGGCAGCGGCATGATGAGAAGCTAAAGCGAGGTGGAGAACAGAAATCTGTGGTGATATTGTCTCATAATCCTTACTCTAGTGTGTTTAGGCCTTTGTTACAAATTATGGGTCCTTTATATTTTGATGTAGGAACGAAAGCTCTTGAGCATATTGCTGCTTATGTTTCAATGTGGCCTACTCCTGTACCCGGTAAACAAATGGAGCTTCATATTGGGAATGCCATGCTTAAAGTTAGCCTGCCACCCGCTCATAGTCTGCCCTTTGAAATTGGGATTTTTGAAGAATCTGCTTCTGCCATGGCACCTTTTCTTCCATCCAATCAGTTACTTCCACAGGGTCTTTTTCATGATTCAGATATTTTTGGTACATTCCGGGGGATCTTATTGCAGCTCTGGTTGTTATGGGAGTTGTTGCTTATTGGTGAACCTATTCTTATCATAGGACCTACACCTCCCCAGTGCTGTGAGGCAGTTGCAAGTCTAGTCAGTTTGGTTGCACCACTGTCATGTAGTGTTGATTTTAGGCCATATTTCACCATCCATGACCCTGACTTTAAGCATTTGAATTCACTTAAAGAAGGAGATGCATTCCCTCCAATGGTTTTGGGTGTGACGAATCTATTTTTCCTTAAAGCACTACGAAATATTCCCCACATTGTTTCAGTTGGCAGCCCTGCTTCTAATTCAAACCGGGTTGCCTTTGCAAGTAGGTCTTCTGCTAGCAGAATTCCTGGAAGACCAGAAGGATTTGGTCTTCAGCAGCATTCCTTGAAAAAGTTCTCTCCTTCAAGTTTGTTGAGTGCTGTTAAGTTGAGGAGAGATGGTCCGCTATGCCTCATGACAGAACACAAGGAAGCCGTTTGGAGTACCTATGTAGGTTCAACTAAGCCTGACACTTCTATATTGAATAGGCTCATTGATGCTGGGAAGTCACCGAGGGTTGAGGAGTCAATGTCAGTTGTTAACAATGAAATATTGCGCCGTCATTTCTTGGAGCTCACCACAAACTTCTTGGCTCCTTTTGGCCCATATTTTAGGGCGAACACTCCTTCTGAAGGATCTCTTCCATTCATTGACCCTCCCCCTCTTCCTCCattcaatgttgaagaattTCTGGCAAACTTATCAGCAAGAGGTGTGGGGAAATTTTTGTCAAAGCGGATGAAATCTAATTGGCTGGATTTATACAA GAGGTTCCTGAAAGGGCCCAACTTCATGCCATGGTTTCAAAGGCGGCGCACTGTTGTTGAACAAGAACAACATAGGCTCTGGAGGCAGGCAAGAATGAAAGCTGACATACAGCTTCTCATATCAAAAATGTCAGAATTGGAAATTGTTGATTCTTTCAATTCTATTGAAAGACATCTCCATGGAGAAATTCTG
- the LOC118049055 gene encoding uncharacterized protein isoform X3 codes for MLIISEMSRSPSFSVKQELSLKTDLESLQQWAVAFCIIRFDLEQGQLIEECYPPGSLSNEEELDVAFSSFPDSVSQNQNRSSIHDCIFFFRIQRRKNSEQGNVTSTEVVGIDDEEESSKSMKGKVINRRKIRNGTKGLKYLYGFVFNRQRHDEKLKRGGEQKSVVILSHNPYSSVFRPLLQIMGPLYFDVGTKALEHIAAYVSMWPTPVPGKQMELHIGNAMLKVSLPPAHSLPFEIGIFEESASAMAPFLPSNQLLPQGLFHDSDIFGTFRGILLQLWLLWELLLIGEPILIIGPTPPQCCEAVASLVSLVAPLSCSVDFRPYFTIHDPDFKHLNSLKEGDAFPPMVLGVTNLFFLKALRNIPHIVSVGSPASNSNRVAFASRSSASRIPGRPEGFGLQQHSLKKFSPSSLLSAVKLRRDGPLCLMTEHKEAVWSTYVGSTKPDTSILNRLIDAGKSPRVEESMSVVNNEILRRHFLELTTNFLAPFGPYFRANTPSEGSLPFIDPPPLPPFNVEEFLANLSARGVGKFLSKRMKSNWLDLYKRFLKGPNFMPWFQRRRTVVEQEQHRLWRQARMKADIQLLISKMSELEIVDSFNSIERHLHGEILVTTENEEIKEAKKPVHAYQRRSLIESQVSIASCLRVRCN; via the exons ATGCTGATTATCTCAGAAATGAGTCGATCACCTTCATTTTCTGTTAAACAGGAGCTTAGTTTAAAGACTGATCTGGAATCTCTGCAGCAATGGGCTGTTGCCTTCTGCattattagatttgatcttgAACAAGGTCAGCTCATTGAAGAGTGTTATCCACCCGGTTCTCTCTCAAATGAAGAGGAACTTGATGTTGCTTTTAGTTCATTTCCAGATTCTGTTTCCCAGAACCAGAACCGTTCAAGCATTCATGACTGCATATTCTTTTTTCGCATCCAAAGGCGGAAGAACTCTGAACAAGGAAATGTGACTTCTACTGAGGTAGTAGgaattgatgatgaagaagaatcTTCAAAGTCCATGAAAGGGAAGGTGATtaatagaagaaaaattagaaatggtACCAAAGGTTTGAAATACTTGTATGGTTTTGTATTTAATAGGCAGCGGCATGATGAGAAGCTAAAGCGAGGTGGAGAACAGAAATCTGTGGTGATATTGTCTCATAATCCTTACTCTAGTGTGTTTAGGCCTTTGTTACAAATTATGGGTCCTTTATATTTTGATGTAGGAACGAAAGCTCTTGAGCATATTGCTGCTTATGTTTCAATGTGGCCTACTCCTGTACCCGGTAAACAAATGGAGCTTCATATTGGGAATGCCATGCTTAAAGTTAGCCTGCCACCCGCTCATAGTCTGCCCTTTGAAATTGGGATTTTTGAAGAATCTGCTTCTGCCATGGCACCTTTTCTTCCATCCAATCAGTTACTTCCACAGGGTCTTTTTCATGATTCAGATATTTTTGGTACATTCCGGGGGATCTTATTGCAGCTCTGGTTGTTATGGGAGTTGTTGCTTATTGGTGAACCTATTCTTATCATAGGACCTACACCTCCCCAGTGCTGTGAGGCAGTTGCAAGTCTAGTCAGTTTGGTTGCACCACTGTCATGTAGTGTTGATTTTAGGCCATATTTCACCATCCATGACCCTGACTTTAAGCATTTGAATTCACTTAAAGAAGGAGATGCATTCCCTCCAATGGTTTTGGGTGTGACGAATCTATTTTTCCTTAAAGCACTACGAAATATTCCCCACATTGTTTCAGTTGGCAGCCCTGCTTCTAATTCAAACCGGGTTGCCTTTGCAAGTAGGTCTTCTGCTAGCAGAATTCCTGGAAGACCAGAAGGATTTGGTCTTCAGCAGCATTCCTTGAAAAAGTTCTCTCCTTCAAGTTTGTTGAGTGCTGTTAAGTTGAGGAGAGATGGTCCGCTATGCCTCATGACAGAACACAAGGAAGCCGTTTGGAGTACCTATGTAGGTTCAACTAAGCCTGACACTTCTATATTGAATAGGCTCATTGATGCTGGGAAGTCACCGAGGGTTGAGGAGTCAATGTCAGTTGTTAACAATGAAATATTGCGCCGTCATTTCTTGGAGCTCACCACAAACTTCTTGGCTCCTTTTGGCCCATATTTTAGGGCGAACACTCCTTCTGAAGGATCTCTTCCATTCATTGACCCTCCCCCTCTTCCTCCattcaatgttgaagaattTCTGGCAAACTTATCAGCAAGAGGTGTGGGGAAATTTTTGTCAAAGCGGATGAAATCTAATTGGCTGGATTTATACAA GAGGTTCCTGAAAGGGCCCAACTTCATGCCATGGTTTCAAAGGCGGCGCACTGTTGTTGAACAAGAACAACATAGGCTCTGGAGGCAGGCAAGAATGAAAGCTGACATACAGCTTCTCATATCAAAAATGTCAGAATTGGAAATTGTTGATTCTTTCAATTCTATTGAAAGACATCTCCATGGAGAAATTCTG